A stretch of the Ktedonobacterales bacterium genome encodes the following:
- a CDS encoding glycosyltransferase family 2 protein, which produces MKLWRLWRSWARLLLWAHALSILSFYLILWRRTAPPKISQTRAAPEPIPEHITVSIIVPAGNEERNIRRCVTSLLEQEMANNETYQTLVVDDASTDGTGRILEEIARSHPHADRLQVLRLDTLPTGWAGKPHALHAGVQQTQGDWLLFTDADTWHTPQALHAALTEAIQANSDLFSFGTQQELPGFWEKVMMPMAYLGISMNYPPRLVNDPTSPVAIANGQYLLIRRSVYEALGGYARPDLRSTLLDDLDLARLVKRHGYRLRLVDGRDLVRVQMYQGLAEAWRGWRKNAFLGSRGGIPFVLLQLIGLPIMTILPFLLPLLAVSKKAHRASGLSRQEIIAAGLIELTPLLAYRFWENRAMRVPWYYAFTHPLAGALFAGILAQSTWQVLTGKGVDWRGRSYYGKSRPGSEIDQ; this is translated from the coding sequence ATGAAACTATGGCGTCTCTGGCGCTCCTGGGCGCGTTTGCTGCTCTGGGCGCATGCTCTCAGCATCCTGAGTTTTTATCTCATTCTTTGGCGGCGCACTGCCCCACCCAAAATCAGTCAGACCAGGGCTGCGCCCGAGCCAATTCCTGAACACATCACTGTTTCAATAATTGTGCCTGCGGGAAATGAAGAGCGCAATATTCGCCGCTGCGTCACTTCACTTCTGGAGCAAGAGATGGCAAACAACGAAACCTATCAAACGCTGGTCGTTGACGACGCTTCGACAGACGGAACCGGGCGCATTCTGGAAGAAATTGCCCGCTCGCATCCTCACGCAGACCGATTGCAAGTGCTGCGGCTCGATACACTCCCTACGGGCTGGGCGGGCAAGCCCCACGCGCTGCACGCCGGCGTGCAGCAAACGCAAGGCGACTGGCTGCTGTTCACCGATGCTGATACCTGGCACACCCCTCAAGCCTTGCATGCGGCGCTCACGGAGGCGATCCAGGCCAACAGCGACCTGTTCTCCTTTGGAACTCAGCAAGAGCTTCCGGGATTCTGGGAGAAGGTCATGATGCCAATGGCCTATCTGGGCATCAGCATGAACTATCCCCCCAGATTGGTCAATGACCCGACCAGCCCGGTAGCCATCGCCAATGGGCAGTATCTTTTGATTCGTCGCAGCGTCTACGAAGCACTTGGCGGCTACGCGCGCCCCGATCTTCGCAGCACCTTGCTGGATGATCTCGATCTTGCGCGGCTGGTCAAGCGTCACGGGTATCGCCTGCGTCTGGTGGATGGCCGCGATCTGGTGCGGGTGCAAATGTATCAAGGATTAGCGGAAGCCTGGCGCGGCTGGCGCAAAAATGCGTTTTTAGGCAGTCGCGGAGGCATCCCGTTCGTTCTGCTGCAACTCATTGGTTTGCCAATCATGACCATTCTCCCGTTCCTGCTGCCTTTGCTGGCCGTAAGCAAGAAGGCGCACAGAGCCTCGGGCCTGTCGCGCCAGGAAATCATCGCTGCCGGACTGATAGAACTGACGCCCTTACTGGCTTATCGCTTTTGGGAAAACCGGGCGATGAGAGTCCCCTGGTATTATGCTTTTACCCACCCCCTGGCGGGCGCTTTGTTTGCGGGTATCCTGGCCCAATCAACCTGGCAAGTGTTGACAGGCAAAGGCGTAGACTGGCGCGGCAGGAGCTATTACGGGAAGTCGCGGCCAGGCTCAGAGATAGATCAATAA
- a CDS encoding acetyl-CoA C-acetyltransferase codes for MPEAVIVAAARSPIGRAAKGSLVECRPDDLAATIVKAALAKVPQLDPTTVQDVLLGCGEPAGESGFNMARVVAILAGMPGVPGVTVNRYCSSSLQTIRMAFHAIKAGEGDVFVAAGVETVSRFMNGVADAGPHNTAFAQAEARTKERTQGADSWEPPVGLPDIYIAMGQTAENVRLAEHISRQEMDEFACLSQHRAVGSQQNGFFEREITPITTPGGAVVAKDDGPRPGTTMEKLAELQPVFRPDGQITAGNACPLNDGAAAVVVMSDSKARELGITPLARIVASGVSALNPEIMGLGPIEASRQALKRANMTIDDIDLVEINEAFAAQVIPSARHLGIPWEKLNVNGGAIALGHPYGMTGARIMTTLINGLRTADKTFGLETMCVGGGQGMAMIVERLN; via the coding sequence ATGCCCGAAGCTGTCATTGTTGCTGCTGCGCGAAGCCCCATTGGGCGAGCCGCAAAAGGGTCGCTGGTGGAGTGCCGACCCGATGATCTGGCCGCTACCATTGTGAAGGCGGCGCTTGCGAAGGTACCTCAACTGGACCCCACCACTGTTCAGGACGTGCTGCTGGGCTGCGGTGAGCCTGCCGGTGAGTCGGGGTTCAATATGGCGCGGGTGGTGGCGATCCTGGCGGGTATGCCGGGTGTCCCAGGCGTGACGGTGAATCGGTATTGCTCGTCGTCGCTCCAGACCATTCGGATGGCCTTCCACGCCATTAAAGCGGGCGAGGGTGACGTGTTTGTGGCTGCCGGAGTCGAGACCGTGAGCCGGTTTATGAATGGGGTGGCTGACGCTGGCCCGCATAACACGGCTTTTGCGCAGGCCGAAGCGCGCACGAAAGAGCGCACGCAGGGAGCTGATTCATGGGAACCCCCAGTTGGGCTGCCCGATATTTATATTGCGATGGGCCAGACCGCAGAGAATGTTCGCCTGGCCGAACACATCAGCCGCCAGGAAATGGATGAGTTCGCCTGCCTGTCGCAGCATCGGGCGGTGGGTTCGCAGCAGAATGGCTTTTTTGAGCGCGAGATCACGCCGATTACGACGCCCGGCGGCGCGGTTGTGGCGAAAGATGACGGCCCCCGCCCTGGCACGACGATGGAGAAACTGGCCGAACTTCAGCCAGTCTTTCGGCCAGACGGCCAGATCACGGCGGGCAACGCCTGCCCGCTCAACGACGGCGCTGCTGCGGTGGTGGTGATGAGCGATAGCAAAGCGCGAGAACTGGGCATTACGCCGTTGGCTCGCATCGTGGCGAGTGGTGTTTCGGCGCTGAACCCGGAGATCATGGGGTTGGGACCAATCGAAGCCAGCCGCCAGGCGCTGAAGCGAGCAAATATGACCATTGATGACATTGATCTGGTGGAGATTAACGAAGCGTTCGCTGCTCAGGTTATCCCGTCGGCCAGGCATCTTGGCATCCCCTGGGAGAAGCTGAACGTCAACGGCGGCGCGATTGCGCTGGGGCATCCCTATGGGATGACGGGCGCGCGCATTATGACGACGCTGATCAATGGCCTGCGCACTGCCGACAAAACCTTTGGCCTTGAAACGATGTGCGTCGGTGGCGGCCAGGGCATGGCGATGATCGTCGAGCGCCTGAATTAA
- a CDS encoding TQO small subunit DoxD produces the protein MSASAADAHESAAGFGAGPSDRAPSSSVTLGERSLLTLALVRIFFGFLWFQQLAWKMPPDFGGLRTDVEREVQHTILPGYSTIIQHVFLAHFSVLGAGIWAAEFLVGMSLLFGLFTRLGVLLALILSIQLYVGIAYAPGEWYWGYGMLLMLSLVLLAAPAGRRLGVDQILWPRLNQIAKTSRPARLLLRFV, from the coding sequence ATGAGTGCTTCTGCTGCCGATGCCCACGAATCTGCCGCCGGATTCGGGGCTGGTCCTTCTGACCGCGCGCCTTCATCGTCGGTGACATTGGGCGAACGGAGCCTTCTCACACTGGCGCTGGTACGTATCTTCTTCGGGTTTCTCTGGTTTCAGCAGCTTGCCTGGAAGATGCCGCCCGACTTTGGCGGGCTGCGTACCGATGTCGAGCGAGAGGTCCAGCACACTATTCTCCCTGGTTACAGCACCATTATCCAGCATGTCTTCCTGGCACACTTTTCTGTGCTGGGGGCCGGTATCTGGGCCGCCGAGTTTCTGGTAGGTATGTCGCTGCTCTTTGGCCTCTTCACCCGCCTGGGAGTTTTGCTGGCGCTGATACTCTCGATCCAGCTTTACGTCGGGATAGCCTACGCGCCCGGCGAATGGTACTGGGGCTATGGCATGCTGCTGATGCTCAGCCTCGTTCTGCTCGCAGCGCCTGCGGGCCGACGGTTGGGAGTTGATCAGATACTCTGGCCTCGGCTCAATCAGATAGCAAAAACAAGCCGCCCAGCCCGCCTGCTGCTGCGATTTGTCTAA
- a CDS encoding aromatic ring-hydroxylating dioxygenase subunit alpha, whose product MIDAVLLNDWHPVAQAEGLKEGQILSVRLLGEDVVLWRVGEKIAAWEDLCPHRGTPLSMGRIENDTLICGYHGWTYNQDGQCIRFPAHPRQVPASNVHVYKVYQAQERYGLVWVCMGNPERDIPAFVEWDDASYRKILCGPYPCKASGTRFMENFLDVAHFPYVHEGLLGDPQHAEIEKYEIVVGPEGITANDIRVWQPNPDGLGQGATVTYTYSIFRPFTGYLKKTTGQNFVIYLAITPVEEAVCIGWMWLAMNYGYDTPAEEIRAFEDVIVAQDLPVVEAQRPERLPLDLQAELHHRSDALAIAYRKHLKELGMTFGTV is encoded by the coding sequence ATGATTGATGCTGTGCTGCTCAACGATTGGCATCCGGTGGCTCAGGCGGAAGGGCTGAAGGAGGGGCAAATTCTATCGGTTCGCCTGCTTGGAGAGGATGTGGTCTTATGGCGCGTGGGGGAGAAGATCGCCGCGTGGGAAGATTTGTGCCCGCATCGGGGGACACCGCTCTCGATGGGCCGCATTGAAAACGACACCCTGATCTGTGGGTATCATGGTTGGACCTATAACCAGGATGGGCAGTGTATTCGCTTTCCGGCGCACCCACGACAAGTCCCGGCAAGCAACGTGCATGTGTATAAAGTCTATCAGGCGCAGGAACGCTATGGCCTGGTGTGGGTGTGCATGGGGAATCCAGAGCGTGACATCCCTGCTTTTGTGGAGTGGGACGACGCTTCCTATCGCAAGATTCTCTGCGGCCCCTATCCCTGTAAAGCCAGCGGAACCCGCTTTATGGAGAACTTTTTGGACGTAGCCCATTTTCCCTACGTCCATGAAGGGCTGCTGGGAGATCCGCAGCACGCCGAGATCGAGAAGTATGAGATCGTGGTGGGGCCAGAGGGCATTACGGCAAACGATATTCGCGTCTGGCAGCCCAATCCCGATGGATTGGGCCAGGGCGCTACCGTGACCTACACCTACTCGATCTTCCGGCCATTCACCGGGTATCTCAAAAAGACGACAGGGCAAAACTTTGTGATTTATCTCGCCATCACGCCTGTCGAGGAAGCGGTCTGCATCGGGTGGATGTGGCTGGCGATGAACTATGGCTATGACACTCCGGCTGAAGAGATTCGGGCCTTTGAGGACGTGATTGTTGCGCAAGATTTGCCGGTGGTCGAGGCGCAGCGGCCAGAACGTCTTCCGCTCGACCTGCAAGCCGAACTGCATCATCGTTCTGATGCGCTGGCTATCGCCTATCGGAAGCACCTCAAAGAACTGGGGATGACTTTTGGAACCGTTTAG
- a CDS encoding aminotransferase class V-fold PLP-dependent enzyme, whose product MDSMPGNQPLDPGQMGLGDMDPEAFRRYGHQLIEWVAAYLADMTAYPVLSKAAPGAIKAALPDTPPRAPESMAAILEDFERVIVPGITHWNHPGFMAYFGISGSGPGILGELLSAALNVNAMLWRTSPSATELEEVALGWLRQMIDLPDTFMGVINDTASASSLYALAAAREAIEGLQAREEGLAGRPGLPRLRAYASVEAHSSIDKAAIVLGIGQAGLRKIPTDDEFRMDARALAAAIEEDLAAGWRPFAVAATVGTTSTTSIDPVPAIADLCEQYGLWLHVDGAYGGPAAILPELRPVLAGCDRADSIVVNPHKWLFTPIDCSVLYCRRPQMLRQAFSLVPAFLQTSVDDQVVNLMDYGTSLGRRFRALKLWMILRYFGQEGLARRLREHRRLAQMLVDWIDAAPEFERMAPAPFSTVCFRYHPLGESDEARLDALNERLMEYINASGEIFISHTKVHEHFTLRCAIGNIRTTDQHVLRFWELLQGGAAQVAS is encoded by the coding sequence CGTTATGGACATCAACTCATCGAATGGGTGGCAGCCTATCTCGCAGATATGACCGCTTATCCGGTGCTTTCCAAAGCTGCGCCCGGAGCCATTAAGGCTGCGCTGCCAGATACACCACCCCGCGCGCCAGAGAGCATGGCAGCCATTCTGGAGGATTTTGAGCGCGTCATTGTGCCAGGGATCACCCATTGGAATCACCCAGGCTTTATGGCCTATTTTGGAATCTCTGGTTCCGGGCCGGGCATCCTGGGCGAACTGCTGTCGGCGGCTCTCAATGTGAATGCGATGCTCTGGCGCACTTCGCCTTCGGCAACTGAACTGGAAGAGGTGGCGCTTGGCTGGCTGCGCCAGATGATCGATTTGCCGGATACGTTCATGGGGGTAATTAACGATACCGCTTCTGCCAGCAGCCTCTACGCGCTGGCGGCGGCGCGCGAAGCTATAGAGGGATTACAGGCGCGTGAGGAAGGGCTGGCCGGACGGCCAGGTCTTCCACGTCTGCGCGCCTATGCTTCGGTGGAGGCGCATTCATCAATTGATAAAGCGGCTATTGTGCTGGGCATCGGCCAGGCCGGGCTGCGTAAAATCCCGACTGACGACGAATTTCGCATGGACGCTCGCGCGCTGGCTGCGGCCATCGAAGAAGATCTCGCGGCTGGCTGGCGACCCTTTGCGGTAGCTGCCACAGTGGGCACGACTTCTACTACCAGTATTGATCCGGTTCCGGCGATTGCCGATCTCTGCGAACAATATGGCCTCTGGCTGCATGTTGATGGGGCGTATGGGGGTCCGGCAGCGATTCTGCCGGAATTGCGCCCTGTGCTGGCCGGATGTGATCGAGCGGATTCTATTGTTGTCAACCCGCATAAATGGCTGTTCACTCCCATTGATTGCAGCGTCCTCTATTGCCGACGGCCTCAGATGCTGCGTCAGGCGTTTAGCCTGGTTCCTGCCTTTCTCCAGACCAGCGTGGACGATCAAGTGGTGAACCTGATGGATTATGGCACGTCGCTGGGACGGCGCTTCCGCGCGCTCAAGCTCTGGATGATTCTGCGCTACTTTGGGCAGGAGGGTCTGGCCCGGCGTCTGCGCGAGCATCGTCGGCTGGCGCAGATGTTGGTGGACTGGATAGATGCAGCGCCGGAGTTTGAGCGCATGGCCCCAGCGCCCTTTAGCACCGTTTGCTTTCGCTACCATCCACTGGGCGAATCGGATGAGGCGCGCCTGGATGCGCTCAATGAGCGGCTCATGGAGTATATCAACGCCAGCGGCGAGATTTTTATCTCGCATACCAAAGTACATGAGCATTTTACTCTGCGCTGCGCCATTGGGAATATTCGCACAACTGACCAGCATGTGCTACGGTTCTGGGAACTGTTGCAGGGAGGGGCCGCCCAGGTCGCCTCCTGA